One window of Sphingobacteriales bacterium genomic DNA carries:
- a CDS encoding transposase, whose translation MGKRKSYPMVVEQVVQTEGDRKRIAEQKKKALAGKQRSAEGRCLVRGRKQGSKNRPKQPNPTASFRAFTALLNKLLSCLPGINLTYMVADCAYASADYFSAVTKTGLHLITRLPVNAALVYAYSDPVAPKHRGRPKNTEKK comes from the coding sequence GTGGGGAAACGGAAATCATATCCGATGGTGGTAGAGCAAGTCGTACAGACAGAGGGGGACAGGAAGCGGATAGCGGAACAGAAAAAGAAGGCATTAGCTGGCAAGCAGCGCAGTGCCGAAGGCAGATGTTTGGTTCGTGGCAGGAAGCAAGGCAGCAAAAACCGACCTAAGCAGCCCAATCCTACGGCATCCTTTCGGGCATTCACCGCCTTGTTAAACAAGTTGCTTTCGTGCTTACCGGGCATCAACCTGACCTATATGGTAGCAGACTGTGCTTATGCCTCGGCAGATTATTTCTCTGCGGTAACAAAGACCGGACTTCACCTGATTACCCGTTTGCCTGTAAATGCCGCCCTCGTCTATGCCTACTCAGACCCAGTAGCCCCAAAACATCGGGGAAGACCCAAAAATACGGAGAAAAAGTAG